One part of the Rutidosis leptorrhynchoides isolate AG116_Rl617_1_P2 chromosome 1, CSIRO_AGI_Rlap_v1, whole genome shotgun sequence genome encodes these proteins:
- the LOC139903483 gene encoding uncharacterized protein: MSLLIQGPKQPGNDIDVYLQPLVDEMMELWSTGIHVYDAYKKEYFQLRAMLFCTINDFPAYGNLSGYSTKGKKACPICEENTHSIWLINCKKPAFMGHRRVLAENHLYRKKSDLFDGTIEDRTLPPPLDGETTLSKVANINVVLGKKGVGPPKDIWKKKSIFWKLPYWKHLRVRHCIDVMHIEKNVCESLIGLLLNIPGKTKDGIKVRRDMELMNIRPELQPKDINGRSTKFLPSACYTMSKVEKTKFCQCLHGIKVPSGYSANIRKLVSMKYLKLLGMKSHDCHVLMTQMIPIAIRGILPNRIRHTITKLCLFFNMIHSKVIDPGVLDEYQRDIILTLCELEMYFPPSFFDVMVHLVSHIVGEIKVCGPVFLRYMYPFERYMGILKGYVRNLNRPEGSIVEGYASEEVIEFCTNYMDGFKSVRIPQSRHEGRLSGQGTLGCKTGYSNVSDYQEAHFNVLQHTTSIDPSIQEHMSFLRQQYPKKSAKWLANQHKKTFSEWLKDKVRRTLPNIDKTVEALGFAPKHVFQYQGYDINGYTFYTKAQDKKSKTQNSGVTVIASSTEFTMVNREERSRIAKKSYYGVIQEIWELDYGDSYTIPLFKCKWVANDRGVQVDEDGFTTVNLSTNGYKEEPFILAKLVTQVFFIEEPKDPRWHVVQYGKWRIVGVENVVDEDEYNQFDELPPFSVGVQPLSEVVAGNNTIYFREDHEEGDEVAGT, translated from the coding sequence ATGTCTCTTTTGATTCAAGGCCCAAAGCAACCTGGAAACGACATTGATGTTTATTTGCAACCATTAGTTGATGAAATGATGGAATTATGGAGTACCGGCATACACGTTTATGATGCATACAAGAAAGAATACTTCCAACTACGGGCAATGCTTTTTTGCACCATCAATGATTTTCCTGCTTATGGTAACTTGTCTGGATATAGTACGAAGGGGAAAAAGGCATGTCCTATTTGTGAGGAAAATACTCACTCGATATGGCTCATAAATTGTAAGAAACCTGCATTTATGGGGCATCGGAGAGTGCTTGCCGAGAATCACCTGTACCGTAAAAAGTCGGATTTATTTGATGGTACTATAGAGGATAGAACACTACCACCACCATTGGATGGagaaactacactctccaaagttgCTAATATAAATGTTGTGTTGGGAAAGAAAGGGGTTGGTCCTCCCAAAGATATTTGGAAGAAAAAGTCTATTTTTTGGAAATTACCCTACTGGAAGCATTTACGAGTCCGACATTGTATTGATGTTATGCATATTGAGAAAAATGTTTGTGAAAGTTTGATAGGGTTACTGTTGAACATTCCTGGAAAAACAAAAGATGGAATTAAAGTTAGAAGGGACATGGAATTAATGAATATCAGACCAGAGCTACAACCTAAAGATATTAATGGAAGGTCCACCAAGTTTCTTCCTTCGGCCTGTTATACTATGTCGAAGGTCGAGAAAACTAAATTTTGTCAATGTTTACATGGTATTAAGGTTCCATCAGGATACTCTGCTAACATTAGGAAGTTGGTTTCGATGAAATATTTGAAGTTACTTGGTATGAAGTCACATGATTGTCATGTACTAATGACCCAGATGATTCCTATCGCAATTCGTGGAATTCTACCCAATCGTATTCGACACACAATTACAAAACTATGCTTATTTTTCAACATGATTCATTCAAAGGTGATTGATCCTGGTGTGCTGGATGAATATCAAAGAGATATCATACTTACTCTTTGCGAACTCGAGATGTACTTTCCACCTTCTTTCTTTGATGTCATGGTTCATTTGGTATCTCATATTGTAGGAGAAATAAAGGTATGTGGTCCAGTTTTCTTACGGTATATGTATCCATTTGAAAGATATATGGGTATCTTGAAAGGTTATGTAAGGAACCTTAATCGACCAGAAGGCAGTATCGTTGAAGGATATGCATCCGAAGAGGTGATCGAATTCTGCACAAACTATATGGATGGGTTTAAAAGTGTCAGGATTCCACAAAGTCGTCATGAAGGAAGACTATCAGGTCAAGGGACACTTGGGTGCAAGACGGGCTATTCAAATGTTTCTGATTATCAAGAGGCACATTTTAATGTCTTACAACACACTACATCTATTGATCCGTCCATACAAGAACACATGTCGTTCTTGAGACAACAATACCCTAAAAAGAGTGCAAAGTGGTTGGCAAATCAACATAAAAAAACTTTTTCAGAATGGTTAAAAGACAAAGTTAGGAGGACACTTCCAAATATTGATAAAACGGTCGAAGCTTTGGGATTCGCCCCTAAACATGTGTTCCAATATCAAGGATATGACATAAATGGGTATACCTTTTACACTAAAGCTCAAGATAAGAAGAGTAAAACCCAAAACAGCGGTGTCACGGTGATAGCCTCGTCGACGGAATTCACCATGGTCAATCGTGAAGAAAGATCAAGGATCGCCAAAAAATCGTATTATGGTGTCATTCAAGAAATATGGGAATTAGATTATGGTGATTCGTACACTATACCCTTGTTCAAGTGTAAGTGGGTTGCTAATGATCGCGGTGTTCAAGTTGATGAAGATGGTTTTACAACTGTTAATCTTTCCACCAATGGATATAAAGAAGAACCATTCATTCTAGCAAAACTAGTTACTCAAGTATTCTTTATCGAAGAACCAAAGGATCCTAGATGGCATGTGGTTCAGTATGGAAAATGGCGGATTGTTGGTGTCGAGAACGTTGTTGATGAGGATGAGTACAACCAATTTGACGAGTTACCGCCATTTTCAGTCGGTGTTCAACCTTTGAGTGAAGTTGTTGCTGGAAATAATACAATCTACTTTAGAGAAGACCATGAGGAAGGAGACGAGGTTGCAGGCACATAA
- the LOC139873350 gene encoding uncharacterized protein isoform X2: MKFKSNMKQCGVIGTKKRVHIPDDLDDVQDNEEDEEWIEWGQKKRMTETEFDPPPDNFSNLDLSQMQDEVMKRQVGMSYGFVKLQLDYHRTPDMVSDIAYKWTQLARTGAIGVTFMGFDITTVMFTLQNAQNIFEFNEFVLSQPEAYEIKMGERFFRRPGDIPFDDLLKELQKDMKKQLSTSSDDATMKTEL; this comes from the exons ATGAAGTTTAAGTCAAATATGAAACAATG CGGTGTGATTGGGACGAAGAAGCGAGTTCACATTCCAGATGATCTCGATGACGTACAGGACAATGAGGAGGACGAGGAGTGGATAGAGTGGGGACAGAAAAAGAGAATGACGGAAACAGAATTTGATCCGCCTCCTGATAATTTTTCTAATCTGGATTTAAGTCAGATGCAGGACGAGGTTATGAAACGACAGGTTGGGATGTCTTACGGCTTCGTTAAGCTCCAATTAGACTATCATCGTACCCCG GATATGGTATCAGATATTGCATATAAATGGACCCAACTTGCAAGAACAGGAGCAATTGGAGTCACTTTCATGGGTTTTGATATCACAACTGTGATGTTCACATTACAAAATGCACAAAATATCTTTGAG TTTAACGAGTTTGTACTGAGTCAGCCAGAAGCATACGAGATTAAGATGGGGGAAAGATTTTTCCGAAGACCTGGAGATATCCCATTCGACGATCTTCTAAAAGAACTTCAAAAAGACATGAAAAAACAACTCAGTACTTCTTCAGATGATGCTACCATGAAAACCGAATTATAA
- the LOC139873350 gene encoding uncharacterized protein isoform X1, producing MVIHIRSMSSVRFVFLLLILIAFHKSGVIGTKKRVHIPDDLDDVQDNEEDEEWIEWGQKKRMTETEFDPPPDNFSNLDLSQMQDEVMKRQVGMSYGFVKLQLDYHRTPDMVSDIAYKWTQLARTGAIGVTFMGFDITTVMFTLQNAQNIFEFNEFVLSQPEAYEIKMGERFFRRPGDIPFDDLLKELQKDMKKQLSTSSDDATMKTEL from the exons ATGGTGATTCACATTAGATCAATGTCCAGTGTTCGTTTCGTGTTCTTATTACTCATTTTAATCGCGTTTCACAAAAGCGGTGTGATTGGGACGAAGAAGCGAGTTCACATTCCAGATGATCTCGATGACGTACAGGACAATGAGGAGGACGAGGAGTGGATAGAGTGGGGACAGAAAAAGAGAATGACGGAAACAGAATTTGATCCGCCTCCTGATAATTTTTCTAATCTGGATTTAAGTCAGATGCAGGACGAGGTTATGAAACGACAGGTTGGGATGTCTTACGGCTTCGTTAAGCTCCAATTAGACTATCATCGTACCCCG GATATGGTATCAGATATTGCATATAAATGGACCCAACTTGCAAGAACAGGAGCAATTGGAGTCACTTTCATGGGTTTTGATATCACAACTGTGATGTTCACATTACAAAATGCACAAAATATCTTTGAG TTTAACGAGTTTGTACTGAGTCAGCCAGAAGCATACGAGATTAAGATGGGGGAAAGATTTTTCCGAAGACCTGGAGATATCCCATTCGACGATCTTCTAAAAGAACTTCAAAAAGACATGAAAAAACAACTCAGTACTTCTTCAGATGATGCTACCATGAAAACCGAATTATAA